Proteins encoded by one window of Lathyrus oleraceus cultivar Zhongwan6 chromosome 1, CAAS_Psat_ZW6_1.0, whole genome shotgun sequence:
- the LOC127107083 gene encoding cysteine-rich receptor-like protein kinase 44, producing MVSEPRLRSGGPPIMVSAIGSPTIYFHATVCLVLSVRGEATNESKIKSSEHKRERMLFVLGGIVVVIILLILCWIVFRKRFKRSEKPVPNGAEAAAVLKTIFPSAQQSSGSMDIFSMSLRSISYFDYYTLRKATNNFFHGNLLGSGGFGPVYKGKLEDGRMIAVKALSLNKSQQGEREFLAEVKLITSIQHKNLVRLLGSCIDGPQRILVYEYMKNRSLDLFIYGNNDRFLNWSSRFQIILGVARGLQYLHEDSHLRIVHRDIKASNILLDDKFSPKIGDFGLARFFPDDQAYLSTQFAGTLGYTAPEYAIRGELSVKADVYSFGVLLLEIICCRKNTDHTLPPEMQYLPEYAWKLYEKSSLLDLVDPKLKQDGFVEKDVMQATHVALLCLQPHAHLRPPMSEIVALLTFKIEMVTTPMRPAFLDRRPRKDEDNHSFDASSMKGS from the exons atggtatcagagcctcgtttaagatccggtggACCACCTATtatggtttccgctatcgggTCACCCACCATATATTTCCACGCTACAGTTTGTCTAGTCCTGAGCGTGAGGG GGGAAGCTACTAATGAGTCAAAGATCAAGTCAAGTGAGCACAAACGTGAAAGAATGTTGTTTGTTCTTGGTGGGATTGTAGTTGTCATCATATTATTGATTCTTTGTTGGATTGTATTTAGAAAGCGTTTTAAACGATCAGAAAAACCAGTTCCAAATGGAG CTGAAGCTGCCGCGGTTCTGAAGACGATATTTCCATCCGCACAACAGTCATCAG GGTCCATGGACATTTTTAGTATGAGCCTTAGGTCAATTAGCTACTTCGACTACTACACTTTGAGAAAGGCAACCAATAATTTTTTCCATGGTAACCTTCTTGGAAGTGGTGGATTTGGGCCAGTCTATAAG GGAAAGTTGGAAGATGGAAGAATGATTGCTGTTAAAGCACTGTCTCTAAACAAATCTCAACAAGGAGAAAGAGAATTCTTGGCAGAAGTTAAATTGATCACAAGCATTCAACACAAAAATTTGGTTCGTCTTCTTGGAAGTTGCATCGATGGACCTCAAAGGATACTAGTCTATGAATACATGAAAAATCGAAGTTTAGACCTCTTCATATATG GAAACAATGATCGGTTTCTGAATTGGAGTTCTAGGTTTCAAATTATACTCGGAGTAGCACGGGGGTTACAATATCTTCACGAAGACTCGCACTTAAGAATCGTTCATCGAGATATCAAAGCAAGCAATATTCTTCTCGACGACAAATTTTCGCCAAAAATCGGAGATTTTGGACTAGCAAGGTTTTTCCCAGATGATCAAGCTTATCTTAGCACACAATTTGCAGGAACATT AGGCTATACAGCTCCTGAATATGCTATTAGAGGGGAATTATCAGTAAAAGCCGATGTCTATAGTTTCGGAGTTCTCCTTCTTGAAATTATATGTTGCAGAAAAAACACAGATCATACTTTACCACCAGAAATGCAGTATCTTCCTGAATAT GCATGGAAACTATACGAGAAATCGAGTTTATTGGATCTTGTTGATCCAAAGCTCAAACAAGATGGATTTGTAGAGAAAGATGTTATGCAAGCAACTCATGTGGCTCTCTTATGTCTTCAACCTCATGCACATTTGAGACCACCAATGTCAGAAATTGTGGCATTGTTGACGTTTAAAATTGAAATGGTTACAACACCAATGAGGCCGGCATTTCTTGATCGAAGGCCTAGGAAGGATGAAGATAACCATTCTTTTGATGCATCATCTATGAAAGGATCATGA